CCACCCTGGATGCCGTGGGCGGGCGCGGTGGTGATCGTCTCCGCCACGTCGGTGTCGGCCAGCAGGGCGTAGGGCCCGGCGATCTCCGCCACCAGATCCCGGTACATGCGCACCAGCCGGACCCCACCGAGATAGGCCACCGACGCCTGGGCCGATCCGTCGCCGCCCGACCGGGCCGAGGCGTTGGCGCGCACGCCGGTCAGGCGCAGGGCCTCGGACAGCGAGTGCAGGGCAGCCATGCGCTGGCGCACGACCGGGTCGGCCAGCCGGCCGTGCCGGCGCGCCAGCTTCACCAGGTCATCGAGCGAGCCGATCGGCAGGGCGTTGGCGGCGTGGGCAGCATTCCTGATCTCGGCCAGCACCTGGCCGGCAGGACGGTCGAGGAAGCCGGCCCGGGTCCCCGCGTAGGGGGACCGGAGATGGCGTTCCCCGCCACCGGCGAAGGCAGACCGCTCGTGGGCCAGGACGGCCATGGCCACGGCCCAGCCGTCGGTCGGACCACCGATCACGTTGTCGCCGGGGATGCGGACATCCGTGAGGAAGGTCTCGTTGAACTCGGTGTGGCCGTTCATCTGCCTGATCGGGCGGATGTCGATCCCGGACTGGTCGAGGTCGACGACGAAGAAGCCGATGCCCTTGTGCTTGGACACGTCGGGATCGGTGCGGGCGACGAGCAGGGCCCGATCGGCAAAGAGCGTCCCCGAGTTCCACACCTTCTGCCCGTTGACCACCCAGTCCGACCCGTCCCGTACGGCGCGCGTCTGCACCCCGGCAAGGTCCGACCCGGCCCCGGGCTCGCTGAAGAACTGGGCCCAGTGCTCCTCCCCGCGGGCCAGCGCCGGCAGCCACCGTCGCTTCTGCTCCTCGGTCCCGAACATGAACAGGACCGGTCCGCCCATGGCCGTGCCCGATCCGGATGGAGGACCGAGGACGTCGGCGGCGGCCAGCTCCTCCGGGACCACCCCGGCCTCGACGGGGCCCAGGCCGCGACCGAACCAGTCGCATGGCCAGGCGGGGTAGCCCCACCCGCTCTCGGCCAGGCGCAGCCACCACTGCCGCACGGTCAGCTGCGGATCCCAGCTCTCGGCCACCCAGTCCCGGACCTGCTCGCGCAGCTCGAGCTCGGTGCCGGTCACCACGACAAACTAGGCGTAGCCCCGATCGGCCAGCCCGTGGCTGCGGCTACGCCCGCGTGAGCCGTACAAGCAGATGGCGGATGCCGGTATGGCGGTTCGACCGCCCCCACTCGACCGGCGCCGCCAGCTCGTAGCCCGAGAACGACGCGAACAGCTCCTCGAACAGCACGCGCATCTCGAGGCGGGCCAGATTGGAGCCCAGGCAGAAGTGGATCCCGTGGCCGAACGCCAGATGCGGGTTGGGCTGCCGGCCCACATCGAACTCCATGGCCCGGTCGAAGACGGCCTCGTCCCGGTTGGCGGATCCCTCCCAGATGACGACC
The Acidimicrobiales bacterium genome window above contains:
- a CDS encoding acyl-CoA dehydrogenase family protein, whose translation is MTGTELELREQVRDWVAESWDPQLTVRQWWLRLAESGWGYPAWPCDWFGRGLGPVEAGVVPEELAAADVLGPPSGSGTAMGGPVLFMFGTEEQKRRWLPALARGEEHWAQFFSEPGAGSDLAGVQTRAVRDGSDWVVNGQKVWNSGTLFADRALLVARTDPDVSKHKGIGFFVVDLDQSGIDIRPIRQMNGHTEFNETFLTDVRIPGDNVIGGPTDGWAVAMAVLAHERSAFAGGGERHLRSPYAGTRAGFLDRPAGQVLAEIRNAAHAANALPIGSLDDLVKLARRHGRLADPVVRQRMAALHSLSEALRLTGVRANASARSGGDGSAQASVAYLGGVRLVRMYRDLVAEIAGPYALLADTDVAETITTAPAHGIQGGSEQIQRNVIGERLLGLPREPQVDRDVPFRSLRVGTQRDP